In Chitinivibrionales bacterium, one genomic interval encodes:
- a CDS encoding right-handed parallel beta-helix repeat-containing protein codes for MSILPIFPVLFVLSFFTLAFSAALEVGPGKTYSRIESAYASANSGDTILVYPKAANAAYDSVAVYLTKRKLLIRGVLPGGRVVLDGTGYDYSGVGSVPRAMFQFNQGADSCVVENFEIFGCQNSSYNGAAFRINQVNDITIRNCDIHNNDMGLMSNGTVTDNSAADQLVENCIVHENGNTADPGYNHNFYMGGMSVTIRGCNVYGATTGHDIKSRAHLTIVEGCRVHDCQNREFDLVDDNGVTTVAGSHALLSGCVIVKAQNASGNKTVIHFGQDGGYDHDGTLYVVHCTIVTPYISPVVDLSAPSAGVSFTNTIVTVPSGTQSGQVLVNARNGAVMTNAAGRYMWMSSGFSAPAGGTFDHISIGAAGIVPKFTNAAVGDYSLADSEAGIVDAGLDYASITLPQSLAGRQPVAFQVPLGFFNRIFVGNPDIGAYEWKNGPNGVRNSVRTFKPDYKTFTVGKGVVDARGRMVAGNKYLLNQNRIAAGCLFEKSGKNMIWLKN; via the coding sequence ATGTCCATCCTTCCTATTTTTCCTGTCCTGTTCGTCCTTTCTTTCTTTACCCTTGCTTTTTCCGCCGCCCTCGAGGTCGGCCCGGGAAAAACCTATTCCCGCATCGAAAGCGCCTATGCCTCGGCAAACAGCGGCGACACCATCCTGGTGTATCCCAAGGCCGCGAACGCCGCCTACGACAGCGTGGCGGTGTATTTGACAAAAAGAAAACTCCTCATCCGCGGGGTGCTGCCGGGCGGCCGCGTTGTGCTTGACGGCACCGGCTACGATTATTCTGGCGTGGGCTCGGTGCCGCGCGCCATGTTCCAGTTTAACCAGGGCGCGGACAGCTGTGTGGTGGAGAACTTCGAAATCTTTGGCTGCCAGAACAGCTCGTACAATGGCGCGGCCTTCCGCATCAACCAGGTGAACGACATTACCATTCGCAACTGCGACATCCACAATAACGACATGGGCCTGATGTCGAACGGCACCGTGACCGACAATTCCGCGGCCGACCAGCTCGTGGAAAACTGCATCGTGCATGAAAACGGAAACACGGCCGATCCCGGGTACAACCACAATTTCTACATGGGCGGCATGAGCGTGACTATACGCGGGTGCAACGTGTACGGCGCGACCACGGGCCACGACATCAAGAGCCGCGCGCACCTCACCATCGTGGAAGGGTGCCGCGTGCACGACTGCCAGAACCGCGAGTTCGACCTCGTTGACGACAATGGCGTGACCACGGTGGCCGGCAGCCATGCGCTGCTGTCCGGATGCGTGATTGTCAAGGCGCAGAACGCGAGCGGCAACAAGACCGTGATCCACTTCGGCCAGGACGGCGGCTATGACCACGACGGCACCCTGTACGTGGTGCACTGCACCATCGTCACGCCCTACATTTCGCCGGTGGTCGATCTGAGCGCGCCGAGCGCGGGCGTGAGCTTCACCAACACCATCGTCACGGTGCCGTCCGGCACGCAGAGCGGACAGGTGCTGGTGAACGCGCGTAACGGAGCGGTAATGACAAATGCCGCGGGACGGTATATGTGGATGTCGAGCGGTTTTTCAGCGCCTGCCGGCGGGACGTTTGATCATATCTCCATTGGGGCAGCAGGCATTGTCCCAAAATTCACCAATGCAGCGGTAGGGGATTACAGCCTTGCCGACAGCGAGGCGGGCATTGTCGACGCGGGGCTTGACTATGCGTCAATCACGCTGCCGCAGTCGCTGGCCGGAAGGCAGCCCGTGGCGTTTCAGGTGCCGCTCGGGTTTTTCAACAGAATATTTGTGGGAAACCCCGACATAGGTGCTTATGAGTGGAAGAACGGGCCGAATGGGGTGAGAAATTCGGTAAGGACGTTTAAACCTGATTACAAGACGTTTACAGTGGGGAAGGGAGTGGTTGATGCGAGGGGGAGGATGGTGGCGGGAAATAAGTATCTGTTAAATCAAAATAGAATTGCAGCAGGATGTCTATTTGAAAAGTCAGGGAAAAATATGATATGGTTGAAAAATTGA
- a CDS encoding isoprenylcysteine carboxylmethyltransferase family protein yields the protein MIFDLDKMHSPPVLTWIVMIAAYGFLEVAIGLRARAGSRRKRVRDATFYLVTVPAMAAMYGAFFEAMLKSHSLPALWFGSGTVILAGGIALRITALLQLGRGFSTKVERSEGQALYTRGIYGVIRHPLYAATLLQVIGSGVMLHSALAFILFPFSVAGILLRIRKEERFMAREFPGYGHYMEKTKRLVPWIC from the coding sequence ATGATCTTTGACCTTGACAAAATGCATTCACCCCCGGTTCTCACCTGGATCGTTATGATTGCGGCCTACGGCTTTCTGGAGGTCGCTATCGGCCTTCGCGCGCGCGCCGGTTCACGGCGCAAAAGGGTACGCGACGCCACGTTCTACCTGGTGACCGTTCCCGCTATGGCCGCCATGTACGGCGCGTTTTTCGAGGCGATGCTGAAAAGCCATTCCCTTCCCGCGCTGTGGTTCGGCAGCGGCACCGTTATTCTCGCGGGCGGAATTGCCTTGCGCATCACGGCGCTGCTTCAACTCGGCCGCGGCTTTTCAACCAAGGTTGAACGCTCGGAGGGCCAGGCGCTTTACACCAGGGGAATTTACGGCGTCATCCGCCATCCGCTTTATGCGGCCACGCTGCTCCAGGTGATCGGCTCGGGTGTGATGCTCCATTCGGCATTGGCGTTCATATTGTTCCCCTTCAGCGTCGCCGGCATCCTGCTTCGCATCCGGAAAGAAGAACGGTTTATGGCAAGGGAATTTCCAGGATATGGCCATTATATGGAGAAAACAAAAAGGCTGGTGCCGTGGATATGCTGA
- a CDS encoding outer membrane lipoprotein-sorting protein gives MKKGLLFIAVLCLPIFSQPPIQELLVKIEANHKLTSDIKADVTLTQQKAGQGIKQFDVLYYRRDADDSYLIVMTGPESEKGNGYLRVADNFWMYRKNTRTFQHINRDESIAGSNAKGEDFERRPVTELYEGVRDSLGKEHVTEEKLGQIPVYKFEVKAKVNDVDYPRKKIWLRIDNSLMLKEEDYSSSGTLMQTSYFLKYTTVSGRYVPVDQMFVDEFEKGNKTQVKISGIVMEKLDDKIFTKAYLENLSK, from the coding sequence ATGAAGAAAGGGCTTCTTTTCATTGCTGTTCTCTGCCTGCCCATTTTTTCCCAGCCCCCGATCCAGGAGCTCCTGGTGAAGATCGAGGCCAACCACAAGCTGACCTCCGACATCAAGGCGGACGTCACGCTCACGCAGCAGAAGGCGGGCCAGGGCATCAAGCAGTTCGACGTGCTGTATTACCGCCGCGACGCCGACGATTCGTACCTCATCGTGATGACCGGGCCGGAGTCGGAAAAAGGCAACGGCTACCTGCGCGTGGCCGACAACTTCTGGATGTACCGCAAGAACACGCGCACCTTTCAGCACATCAACCGCGACGAGAGCATCGCGGGCTCCAACGCCAAGGGCGAGGACTTCGAGCGCAGGCCCGTGACCGAGCTTTACGAGGGCGTCAGGGACTCCCTCGGAAAAGAGCACGTGACCGAGGAAAAGCTCGGCCAGATCCCGGTGTACAAGTTTGAGGTGAAGGCAAAAGTAAACGACGTGGATTATCCGAGGAAAAAGATCTGGCTCCGCATCGACAATTCGCTCATGTTAAAGGAAGAGGACTACTCCTCGTCCGGCACGCTCATGCAGACGTCGTATTTCCTCAAATACACCACGGTGAGCGGCAGGTACGTGCCCGTTGACCAGATGTTCGTCGACGAATTCGAAAAGGGGAACAAGACCCAGGTGAAGATCTCGGGCATCGTCATGGAAAAGCTGGACGACAAGATCTTTACAAAGGCGTATCTGGAGAATTTGAGCAAGTAA
- a CDS encoding FtsX-like permease family protein, giving the protein MNLIIKIAWRNIMRHRGKSLVIGSILFFGALVMTMGNGVISGMNEGLKQTIVNSFTGDIVLVSDKQESDNVFMEFMGKAVPPLYDYPAIGRALGEQPFVERCLPAGKNLAMILNEEENGMPGNAFLVGVDFEKYRTMFPGNVRVVEGRLLDKNEQGALVPAWARKEFAAYTNIWFMAEGQTLDTAKLPKEVKPDAATLIPKTNAVLMGFNEDNSTTDIRLPVKGIIEYKALNSLWGRFVIVDIESYRRCLGYFAAADKVELSAEQQKLFSMNSDNMDALFTNDAVMTANTAAPAKKTAAAASRAETPQTVDVDAGAYNLVFVLLKKGADPAKSIAKLNAVFKEKKLGVRAVSWKKALGPVGSMATLIKAALFVFVMFLFFVAIIIIVNTLSMAALERTAEIGMMRAVGAKKGFITTMFLAETAMLSFVFGGIGIVTGVISVNLLALGHFTTTNDMVQLLFGGDTFRPMLKAMDIVLSIIQLTIVTLIAVIYPTRVAQGITPLDAVQRD; this is encoded by the coding sequence ATGAACCTCATTATAAAAATCGCATGGCGCAACATCATGCGCCACCGGGGAAAAAGCCTGGTGATCGGGTCCATCCTGTTTTTCGGCGCGCTCGTCATGACCATGGGCAACGGCGTCATCTCGGGCATGAACGAGGGCCTCAAGCAGACCATCGTCAACAGCTTCACCGGCGACATCGTGCTCGTGTCTGACAAGCAGGAGAGCGACAACGTGTTCATGGAATTCATGGGCAAGGCGGTGCCGCCCCTCTACGATTATCCCGCCATCGGCAGGGCGCTCGGGGAACAGCCGTTCGTCGAACGGTGCCTGCCCGCCGGCAAGAACCTCGCGATGATCCTGAACGAGGAGGAGAACGGGATGCCCGGCAACGCGTTCCTGGTGGGCGTTGACTTTGAGAAATACCGGACAATGTTTCCCGGGAACGTCAGGGTCGTCGAGGGAAGGCTCCTTGACAAGAACGAACAGGGCGCGCTGGTGCCGGCGTGGGCGAGAAAGGAGTTCGCGGCCTACACGAACATCTGGTTCATGGCCGAGGGACAGACGCTCGACACGGCAAAGCTGCCCAAGGAGGTGAAGCCCGACGCGGCGACGCTCATCCCGAAAACCAACGCCGTGCTCATGGGGTTCAACGAGGACAACTCGACCACCGACATCAGGCTCCCGGTCAAGGGCATCATCGAATACAAGGCGCTCAATTCGCTGTGGGGAAGGTTTGTGATCGTGGACATCGAGTCGTACCGCCGATGCCTGGGCTATTTCGCCGCCGCCGACAAAGTGGAACTGTCCGCCGAGCAGCAGAAGCTGTTTTCAATGAACAGCGACAACATGGACGCTCTGTTCACGAACGACGCCGTGATGACGGCGAACACCGCCGCTCCCGCGAAAAAAACCGCGGCGGCCGCCAGCCGCGCCGAAACTCCCCAAACCGTCGATGTGGACGCCGGCGCCTACAACCTCGTGTTCGTGCTGCTGAAAAAGGGCGCCGACCCGGCGAAGTCGATCGCGAAGCTCAACGCGGTGTTCAAGGAAAAAAAGCTCGGCGTGCGCGCCGTGTCGTGGAAAAAGGCGCTCGGGCCCGTGGGCAGCATGGCAACGCTCATCAAGGCGGCGCTGTTCGTGTTTGTCATGTTTCTCTTCTTCGTCGCCATCATCATCATCGTGAACACGCTGAGCATGGCGGCCCTCGAGCGCACCGCCGAGATCGGCATGATGCGCGCCGTGGGCGCGAAAAAGGGGTTCATCACCACCATGTTCCTCGCCGAGACCGCCATGCTGTCGTTCGTGTTCGGCGGCATCGGCATCGTGACGGGCGTCATCAGCGTCAACCTGCTGGCGCTGGGGCATTTCACCACCACGAACGACATGGTGCAGCTGCTGTTCGGCGGCGACACGTTCAGGCCGATGCTTAAGGCGATGGACATTGTTCTATCGATAATTCAACTTACGATAGTGACTCTCATTGCCGTGATATATCCGACGCGTGTCGCTCAGGGAATTACTCCCCTTGATGCGGTTCAAAGGGATTGA
- a CDS encoding GNAT family N-acetyltransferase, giving the protein MTDIQFTEGDAKLLPLVAPLWKKLTRHHAGISVFFSGQFRSMQWPERRADLLEKSRTGKLHIALADTPKGACVGYCVGAINPKGHAEIESLFVEEKFRKQRIGSTLVRMVIDWFEAKRVKSMMVNVAVGNENAFKFYEQWGFYPRVTALVRKNKKKKIATETLRTQRRK; this is encoded by the coding sequence ATGACCGATATTCAGTTCACCGAAGGCGACGCCAAACTTCTTCCCCTTGTCGCTCCCCTCTGGAAAAAACTCACCCGGCACCACGCGGGGATTTCCGTTTTTTTCAGCGGACAGTTCAGGTCCATGCAATGGCCGGAGCGCAGGGCCGACCTGCTCGAAAAGTCCCGGACCGGAAAACTGCATATTGCCTTGGCCGATACACCCAAAGGCGCCTGCGTCGGATACTGCGTGGGCGCCATCAACCCCAAAGGCCATGCTGAAATAGAATCCCTGTTCGTTGAGGAAAAATTCCGCAAGCAGCGCATCGGCAGCACGCTGGTCCGGATGGTGATCGACTGGTTCGAGGCAAAGCGTGTGAAATCCATGATGGTGAACGTTGCGGTGGGAAACGAAAACGCGTTTAAATTTTACGAACAGTGGGGATTTTATCCGAGGGTCACGGCGCTGGTGAGAAAGAATAAAAAAAAGAAGATAGCCACAGAGACGCTGAGGACACAAAGAAGAAAATGA
- a CDS encoding choice-of-anchor Q domain-containing protein: MIQSINKYLSCLYLLSTSAFCLTYHVSPSGSDAAGDGSSAKPWATISGAAGKSMVQGGDTILVADGTYNGSKYIGRSFSDWLTVRAEYQYKAKLTNIQNNLGGEALSIYTQGSAKIRIEGFVFSNVYPGYTCPDGREANYLVHFQDACDIVFQNNILFGNNAPGACNELLKINRGDTLYYPRDIQIRGNVFYDRPSAGGTDLIDATRPGELDIYENIFFERSAPLAQSFMTIKREVQEDSMPAAYKPARNPRIHVYKNVFLNWDGAADQAFVQFGEDDLPEYMITNSLIENNLMIGNSANPLAAPIQLKGCKNITVRANTIVGDLPGGSFGFRIGTEGTNPRASGFYIYNNIWCDPTGTMTNRFVNTYGDVDTSSITLSNNLFWNKGDPLPSTGSPLPAADARIIVADPLLDTNQSGIVLPVWDETNGMFTSGSTTIRQEFERLVNTYGSIPSGSPAIGAADAANMPVDDILGNPRDTKPDIGAFEFSSAGAKGKEIGTGEGFDHNFNLKIIQNISGKRILIVDANKSSSLDLYFYDLSGRQLLALKNIGITAGRNVISHEISLSGIFLMKAAYNGGQVFQKIFFLK, translated from the coding sequence ATGATTCAAAGCATTAATAAATATTTATCATGCCTTTACCTTTTATCAACCTCCGCCTTTTGCCTTACCTATCACGTCTCTCCCTCAGGCTCCGACGCCGCGGGCGACGGTTCCTCTGCCAAACCCTGGGCCACCATCAGCGGCGCCGCGGGAAAATCAATGGTCCAGGGCGGGGACACCATTCTCGTCGCCGACGGTACCTACAACGGCTCAAAGTACATTGGCCGCTCGTTTTCCGACTGGCTGACCGTGCGCGCCGAGTACCAGTACAAGGCGAAGCTCACGAACATCCAGAACAATCTGGGCGGCGAGGCGCTGTCGATTTACACGCAGGGATCTGCGAAAATCCGCATCGAGGGGTTTGTCTTTTCAAACGTGTATCCCGGCTACACCTGTCCCGACGGCAGGGAGGCGAACTACCTCGTGCATTTCCAGGACGCCTGCGACATTGTTTTCCAAAACAACATCCTGTTCGGCAACAACGCGCCGGGCGCGTGCAACGAGCTCCTTAAAATCAACCGCGGCGACACACTCTACTACCCGCGCGACATCCAGATCAGGGGGAACGTGTTCTACGACCGGCCGAGCGCGGGCGGCACCGACCTCATCGACGCGACGCGGCCGGGTGAGCTTGACATATACGAAAACATATTCTTCGAGCGCAGCGCGCCGCTCGCGCAGTCGTTCATGACCATCAAGCGCGAGGTGCAGGAGGACTCCATGCCCGCCGCCTACAAGCCGGCGCGCAACCCGCGGATCCACGTATACAAAAACGTGTTCCTCAACTGGGACGGCGCGGCGGACCAGGCGTTCGTGCAGTTCGGCGAGGACGATTTGCCGGAATACATGATCACCAACTCGCTCATCGAAAACAACCTGATGATCGGCAATTCCGCGAACCCGCTTGCCGCGCCGATCCAGCTCAAGGGGTGCAAAAATATAACCGTGAGGGCGAATACGATTGTCGGTGATTTGCCCGGGGGATCGTTCGGTTTCCGCATCGGCACCGAAGGCACCAACCCGAGGGCGTCCGGGTTTTACATTTACAACAACATCTGGTGCGACCCGACCGGCACCATGACCAACCGATTTGTCAACACCTACGGCGACGTGGACACGTCCTCGATCACACTCTCGAACAACCTATTCTGGAACAAGGGCGATCCGCTGCCGTCAACCGGTTCGCCGCTGCCGGCCGCGGACGCGAGAATAATCGTGGCCGACCCGCTGCTCGACACAAACCAGTCGGGAATCGTGCTGCCGGTCTGGGACGAAACAAACGGTATGTTTACAAGCGGCAGCACGACCATACGCCAGGAATTCGAGCGCCTGGTGAACACGTACGGCAGCATCCCTTCAGGAAGCCCGGCCATCGGCGCGGCCGACGCCGCGAACATGCCGGTTGATGATATTCTGGGAAACCCGAGAGATACGAAGCCGGATATCGGCGCCTTTGAATTTTCCAGCGCCGGAGCAAAGGGAAAAGAAATAGGGACGGGAGAGGGGTTTGATCATAATTTTAATTTAAAAATCATCCAGAACATATCAGGCAAGAGAATTCTTATTGTTGACGCAAATAAAAGCTCATCCCTTGATCTTTATTTTTACGATTTGTCAGGAAGGCAATTGCTTGCGTTGAAAAATATCGGAATCACGGCGGGAAGAAACGTCATCAGTCATGAAATTTCCCTATCAGGAATATTTTTAATGAAAGCAGCGTATAACGGCGGGCAGGTATTTCAGAAAATATTTTTCCTGAAATAA
- a CDS encoding class I SAM-dependent methyltransferase: MAGITPKDKNRVCPVELAGGLDNTIRRWLQNPKKIVGPYVHEGMTVIDIGCGPGFFTVPMAAMVGPSGRVYACDLQDGMLDRLKAKIRGSELEGRITPHKTGADTIGVKERADFILVFYMLHEVLDKGGFFREIKSLLKENGKALIVEPNFHVSRDEFKESMVKAGKAGFNIMEGPKVFMSRSGVLTA, encoded by the coding sequence ATGGCCGGGATAACGCCAAAAGACAAAAACCGTGTGTGCCCCGTCGAGCTGGCGGGCGGATTGGACAATACCATCCGGCGCTGGCTGCAGAACCCGAAAAAAATAGTGGGTCCCTATGTGCATGAAGGAATGACCGTCATCGACATCGGGTGCGGGCCGGGATTCTTCACCGTTCCCATGGCGGCCATGGTCGGTCCCTCCGGCCGGGTTTACGCCTGCGACCTGCAGGACGGCATGCTTGACAGGCTGAAGGCGAAGATACGGGGTTCCGAACTGGAAGGCAGGATCACGCCGCACAAGACCGGCGCGGATACAATCGGAGTGAAAGAACGGGCGGATTTCATCCTCGTGTTCTACATGCTCCATGAAGTGCTTGATAAAGGCGGTTTTTTCAGGGAAATCAAATCGTTGCTTAAGGAGAACGGGAAGGCCCTGATCGTCGAGCCTAATTTTCATGTGTCAAGGGACGAGTTCAAGGAATCAATGGTGAAGGCGGGGAAGGCCGGATTTAATATCATGGAGGGGCCAAAGGTTTTCATGAGCAGGTCTGGGGTGCTGACGGCGTAA
- a CDS encoding FtsX-like permease family protein, with translation MNVIAQIALRNLVRQKRRNVLLGTAIAFGMMILVLANAFSHGLSDVIFNKIIKYTSGHISVSFSQNGNLYRMLFADGDRMMTIAKKAIPDIASVQEAIGIMARAIGNGANDNVIMVGLDPKSGTKEDEKEAAANFRMIKGSFLDVMRTDVENPVVLAESKAKALNVQYNDMLHVRYQDIHGQNQAARLTVVGIFKPANVFMAAPIFLYIKNLKKLGNYGPHDIGQLYIMIKTDPKLNAKRWADSLHAALEPSLAAACGTIAFKGKSAQAVALGFKNDSLVRQMLGDSLKSAGVGAGPFAKEGVVLASAIASVLNVKPGDTCVFSFRPKYEEKDWAEKLAVTGVFAPSKLVPDNAVLINENKFYKFYYDHWPKPADSATAALLPKTTNPVYAALAPEWLLLKRTKTTTEAQKQSKEVARMRTRAFTVNVQSMYESASMVVNLEIALNFITLGAVMVLFFIILIGVVNTLRMTIRERTREIGTVRAIGMQKKDVRNTFVLETFFLALFAIAGGTIAAFIAMAGLSIITINTQDNPIGMLLVNSHLHFAPTVAGTIAYTALILFIAVATAWFPARRAANLSAAAALRHYE, from the coding sequence ATGAACGTCATAGCCCAGATCGCCCTCCGCAACCTTGTCCGCCAGAAACGGCGCAATGTTCTGCTCGGCACCGCCATTGCGTTCGGCATGATGATCCTCGTGCTCGCCAACGCATTCTCGCACGGCCTGAGCGACGTGATCTTCAACAAGATCATCAAGTACACCTCGGGCCACATCAGCGTGAGCTTTTCGCAGAACGGCAACCTGTACCGCATGCTGTTCGCGGACGGCGACCGCATGATGACCATCGCGAAAAAAGCGATCCCCGACATCGCGAGCGTCCAGGAGGCCATCGGCATCATGGCGCGTGCCATCGGCAACGGCGCGAACGACAACGTGATCATGGTGGGCCTCGACCCCAAGAGCGGCACCAAGGAGGACGAGAAGGAAGCGGCAGCGAATTTCAGGATGATCAAGGGCTCGTTTCTTGACGTGATGCGCACCGACGTCGAGAACCCGGTGGTGCTCGCCGAATCGAAGGCCAAGGCGCTCAACGTGCAATACAACGACATGCTCCACGTGCGGTATCAGGACATCCACGGCCAGAACCAGGCGGCGCGGCTCACCGTGGTCGGCATCTTCAAGCCCGCCAACGTGTTCATGGCGGCGCCGATTTTCCTCTATATCAAGAACCTCAAGAAGCTGGGCAACTACGGGCCGCACGACATCGGCCAGCTTTACATCATGATAAAGACCGACCCGAAGCTCAACGCGAAACGCTGGGCCGACTCGCTCCACGCCGCGCTGGAACCGTCTTTGGCCGCCGCCTGCGGCACCATTGCGTTCAAGGGAAAATCGGCTCAGGCGGTGGCGCTGGGATTTAAAAACGATTCGCTTGTCCGTCAGATGCTCGGCGATTCACTGAAAAGCGCAGGCGTCGGCGCCGGGCCGTTTGCGAAAGAAGGAGTCGTGCTCGCCTCGGCAATCGCCTCCGTCCTCAATGTAAAGCCCGGCGACACCTGCGTTTTTTCGTTCCGTCCCAAATACGAGGAAAAGGATTGGGCCGAAAAGCTTGCGGTGACCGGCGTGTTCGCTCCGTCGAAGCTGGTGCCCGACAATGCCGTGCTCATCAACGAAAATAAATTTTACAAATTCTATTACGACCACTGGCCCAAGCCCGCGGATTCCGCAACTGCCGCGCTTCTACCGAAAACAACAAATCCCGTCTATGCCGCGCTCGCGCCCGAATGGCTGCTGCTCAAGCGCACCAAAACCACCACGGAGGCACAGAAGCAGTCCAAGGAAGTCGCGCGGATGCGCACCAGGGCGTTCACGGTGAACGTGCAGTCGATGTACGAAAGCGCGAGCATGGTGGTGAACCTCGAGATCGCGCTCAATTTCATCACGCTCGGCGCGGTCATGGTGCTGTTCTTCATCATCCTCATCGGCGTGGTGAATACGCTTCGCATGACCATCCGCGAGCGCACGCGCGAGATCGGCACGGTGCGCGCCATCGGCATGCAGAAGAAGGACGTCCGCAACACGTTTGTGCTCGAGACTTTTTTCCTGGCCCTGTTCGCGATTGCCGGCGGGACCATTGCGGCGTTCATCGCGATGGCCGGCCTGTCGATCATCACCATCAATACACAGGACAATCCTATCGGCATGCTGCTGGTGAACAGCCATCTCCATTTCGCGCCCACGGTGGCCGGGACCATTGCCTACACCGCGCTGATCCTGTTCATCGCGGTGGCCACGGCATGGTTTCCGGCGCGGCGCGCGGCCAACCTGTCCGCGGCCGCGGCGCTAAGGCATTACGAGTGA
- a CDS encoding class I SAM-dependent methyltransferase, with translation MVDKKAVEIMEMIDYDFSAIVKNMNELSRLAWIVRSMLVDAMVKGFLAKHPAGTVVNLGCGMDTTFDRVDNGTCTWYDLDMPDVMELRKKFIAPSERKVFLSQSLLDMSWMNKIGTDDGVLLVASGVLYYLKEDEVRKLFLTIADQFPGCELVADLASPFGVRIANKLVIRAGGLGEQSFLTWGVKNVRDITAWDERIRVTTVMKYFKGRKRHLAPKYWFAAMISDALKIQYMVHICWK, from the coding sequence TTGGTTGACAAAAAGGCCGTCGAAATAATGGAAATGATCGACTACGACTTTTCCGCAATCGTAAAAAATATGAACGAACTCTCTCGTCTCGCATGGATCGTGCGGAGCATGCTCGTTGACGCGATGGTAAAGGGGTTCCTCGCGAAACATCCTGCCGGGACCGTGGTCAACCTCGGTTGCGGCATGGACACCACGTTCGACCGGGTGGACAACGGCACATGCACGTGGTATGACCTTGATATGCCGGACGTGATGGAACTGCGGAAAAAATTCATCGCGCCGTCGGAGCGCAAGGTTTTTCTTTCGCAGTCGCTTCTTGACATGTCGTGGATGAATAAGATCGGGACGGATGACGGTGTGCTGCTGGTGGCCTCGGGGGTGTTGTATTATTTAAAGGAGGACGAAGTCAGAAAATTGTTCTTGACAATTGCGGACCAATTCCCCGGATGCGAACTGGTCGCCGACCTGGCTTCGCCGTTCGGCGTGAGAATCGCAAACAAGCTTGTGATACGGGCTGGCGGCCTCGGCGAGCAGTCGTTTCTCACCTGGGGAGTCAAGAATGTGCGGGACATCACGGCATGGGACGAGAGAATACGGGTAACAACGGTCATGAAGTATTTCAAAGGCCGGAAAAGACATCTGGCGCCCAAGTACTGGTTTGCGGCAATGATATCGGATGCGCTGAAGATCCAATATATGGTCCATATATGCTGGAAATAA
- a CDS encoding ABC transporter ATP-binding protein yields MINIIETKALKKNYALGTTTVHALRGIDLAIEKGDFLSIVGPSGSGKTTLLNIIGCIDFATEGSVRVGEQEITRLNDRQITDIRLHKIGFIFQTFNLIPVLNALENVEFPLLLMKNKSKPEVKRKSEELLDAVGLREYMKHKPAELSGGQRQRVAIARALVTNPDIVLADEPTANLDSVTGASVLDAMREMNHRQRTTFIFSTHDANVLKYASHVIKIKDGLISRD; encoded by the coding sequence GTGATAAATATCATCGAGACCAAGGCGCTCAAAAAAAACTACGCGCTCGGGACGACTACCGTGCACGCGCTGCGGGGAATAGACCTCGCCATTGAGAAGGGCGACTTCCTCAGCATCGTGGGGCCGTCGGGCAGCGGTAAAACGACGCTGCTCAACATCATCGGGTGCATCGACTTCGCCACCGAAGGAAGCGTGCGGGTGGGCGAACAGGAGATCACGCGGCTCAACGACCGACAGATCACCGACATACGGCTTCACAAAATCGGATTCATTTTCCAGACGTTCAACCTCATTCCCGTGCTCAACGCGCTCGAAAACGTTGAGTTCCCGCTCCTACTCATGAAAAACAAATCGAAGCCCGAGGTGAAAAGAAAATCCGAGGAGCTCCTTGACGCGGTAGGACTCAGAGAGTACATGAAGCACAAGCCCGCCGAGCTCTCGGGCGGGCAACGCCAGCGCGTCGCGATCGCGCGCGCGCTCGTCACCAACCCGGACATCGTGCTCGCCGACGAGCCCACGGCAAACCTCGACTCGGTGACGGGCGCGTCGGTGCTCGACGCAATGCGGGAGATGAACCACCGCCAGCGCACCACGTTCATTTTCTCCACGCACGACGCCAATGTACTCAAGTATGCGAGCCACGTGATCAAGATCAAAGACGGCCTCATCAGCAGGGATTGA